A single region of the Manihot esculenta cultivar AM560-2 chromosome 12, M.esculenta_v8, whole genome shotgun sequence genome encodes:
- the LOC110628713 gene encoding protein disulfide isomerase-like 2-3 has protein sequence MHRLPSPFLIVLSVLIFASSLCNALYGPSSPVVQLSPSNFKSKVLNSNGVVLVEFFAPWCGHCQKLTPTWEKAATVLKGVATVAALDADAHKSLAQEYGIQGFPTIKVFVPGKPPVDYQGQREVKPIAEFALQQIKTVLKERINGKSTGGSSEKSESASVQLNSRNFDELVLKSKELWIVEFFAPWCGHCKKLAPEWKKAANSLKGKVKLGHVDCDAEKSLMSRFNVQGFPTIFVFGADKDTPIPYEGARTASAIESFALQQLETNVAPPEVTELTGPDVMEEKCGSAAICFVAFLPDILDSKAEGRNKYLEQLLSVAEKFKSNPYSYVWTAAGKQPDLEKRVGVGGYGYPALIALNVKKGAYAPLKSAFELEHIIEFVKEAGRGGKGNLALGGTPEIVKTEPWDGKDGEIIEDDEFSLEELMGEDAGSKDEL, from the exons ATGCACCGATTGCCATCTCCATTTTTGATAGTTCTATCAGTCTTGATTTTCGCTTCTAGTCTCTGCAATGCATTGTATGGTCCATCATCTCCTGTCGTCCAGCTAAGCCCTTCCAATTTTAAGTCCAAG GTCCTGAACTCAAATGGagttgttttggttgagttcttTGCACCATGGTGTGGGCATTGTCAAAAACTTACACCCACGTGGGAGAAGGCAGCTACTGTCTTGAAAGGTGTTGCAACTGTGGCAGCACTTGATGCTGATGCGCATAAGTCGCTTGCTCAG GAATATGGTATTCAGGGTTTTCCTACCATAAAGGTGTTTGTGCCTGGGAAGCCTCCAGTAGATTATCAAGGACAAAGGGAAGTCAAACCTATTGCTGAATTTGCACTACAACAG ATAAAGACAGTTTTGAAGGAGCGCATTAATGGAAAATCAACTGGAGGATCTAGTGAGAAGTCTGAATCTGCATCAGTTCAATTAAACTCCCGCAATTTTGATGAGTTGGTGCTTAAAAGCAAAGAACTGTGGATTGTGGAGTTCTTTGCACCTTG GTGTGGACATTGTAAAAAATTAGCCCCCGAATGGAAGAAGGCTGCTAATAGCTTGAAGGGGAAGGTGAAGTTGGGTCACGTTGACTGTGATGCAGAGAAG TCTCTGATGAGCAGGTTCAATGTGCAAGGATTTCCTACCATCTTTGTGTTTGGTGCTGATAAAGATACTCCAATCCCTTATGAAGGTGCCAGAACTGCCTCAGCTATCGAATCATTTGCTCTGCAGCAGCTGGAAACCAATGTTGCGCCACCTGAAGTGACTGAGCTAACTGGCCCA GACGTAATGGAAGAGAAGTGTGGTTCTGCTGCCATTTGTTTTGTTGCTTTCTTACCTGACATTTTGGACTCCAAGGCAGAAGGAAGGAACAAGTACCTTGAGCAGTTGTTATCAGTTGCTGAGAAGTTCAAAAGCAATCCATACAG CTATGTTTGGACAGCTGCAGGTAAGCAGCCAGATCTTGAGAAGCGTGTAGGTGTTGGTGGATACGGGTATCCAGCTCTGATAGCATTGAATGTGAAGAAAGGAGCATATGCCCCACTCAAAAGCGCATTCGAGCTTGAACATATTAT AGAGTTTGTTAAAGAAGCTGGGCGTGGCGGAAAGGGGAATTTGGCTTTGGGCGGTACACCAGAAATAGTGAAGACTGAGCCATGGGACGGCAAAGATGGAGAGATCATTGAAGATGATGAGTTCTCTCTTGAAGAACTAATGGGAGAAGATGCTGGAAGTAAGGATGAGCTATGA